The DNA window TAGGCAAGTTGTTGTCGAGCCATATTACATCGCTGTGTTCCTCCTCCAATGGGCAAAGAGATCGCACCTCGGATCCCAACAATAGCAGCTGGTCCAGTATGGTTGGTGAACAAGACAGATCATTTGGTTGCTTCTGGGCCTTCAAGGAATAAATTAAGATTTCTTTTGGGGAGTTTAAGGATTGTAGGGACATTGAAGAAGTTGGATCTGGCAAGGAAATTGGTTTATGGTAAGGTCCCCAACTCAGTTTCTGGGCTGGAAAGTTTGAATCTGAGTTACAATCATCTCCGAGGACAGCTTCCAGCAACAAAATTCTCTGTTAGTGCGTTTGTGGGTAATGACTAGCACTCAAGATGCCCTAAATttgttaatactttttttttttaatgggggTAAATTAGACAATAGGAATTTTCGGCTGataaaagaatattatatattatacattATACAATAACACTGAAAGAAAACGATTTTTACCGTGCAATTATTGAGCTCCCTCTCTAAATGAACTCTGAATagtgcttttttatatataaaaaatgtcactaagcttcttctttttcagttttaattatACATTTGGTGTTTGGTGATATTTTACTTGTTGATGttcttttcttgtattttcttgAGAACTCATTGTGTGtgataaaatttcaaagttgAATTAGAGGCTAATTTCATgaaataagattaaaatttatagtattagaaaaaattaaaaaagaagtgtCAAAAATAATCGAACAATAACTGAGggcttttttcaaattttcacaaAAGATTCATTTGTCCAAAGATTTTCCATTTTTGATCTTTTAGTTTTAAGATTTTACATTTATGtcttaaactttgtttttatatatatatttcacacCATGAGTTTtaagaaaagagggaaaaaaaatattaatcttaatGTCATTGAATTGTTCTTGACAAGAAAAATACATCaggattcaaaaaaaaattagattcggtttaattttttattttttttgatagatataaagatattttgatGTCAAAATGAGTTTATCTACATTTCTAgcgctttcttttttatatatccttttagtttttttattacataataagtaatcattataaataaaacatttaaacttatatttaaaatattatttcattaaattctattcaattttatctttgttttctaattagattataatattttgtttttataatattaacaattgtttcattaattattatatataaacataatgtaatttttttaattataatcatgagtattcaattaaaataaagcttatatttttttatatttttttaatataatttttcttacaaGATTTTCTCATACTAAATATGTTTTCCCTTCAATTGCATACAAAATATGGAGACacgatattttattttttagtttttttaaaacttgcttttttaaacaatgataagttttcaatttttctgctgattttaatttttttataagagaattattttgatttcctgtacttttaattaaacaataatgctattaacaaaaaatactttgataaaaaattcatgaataaagttatattttttaaaaaattaaattatagtgATCTTTTTgtacaaatatctattttaattataaaaaaaaaaaactaaataaaaataggtTTTAAAAATCATCTAACTCAATAGCCCCTACTCTTCTACCGACACCAAACAGGATGACGAGTTGgatctctaaaaaaaaacttgcatggGCCTCTACATCTGTGTAGTCTCAGCCCGCCAATAAACATAGACGAAGTGCTTCGTTTCAGATCCATTCCTCGCTGCAATCGCTTCAATCCACCCCCTCGGTGAAAAACAGTAATATTAGAACATTAATATTCTCTATTTTGCTCCATAGACTAAAAATTCTAAGCTCAAACATGAGTTCAATCTCAAAATGGAGTCAGATTAATGATTGAGATCGAACAATATATATACTAGTGATGCTTTTGAGAGCTAAATGAAATCTCAACACttgatcatttatttaattactcgTAACGTTATTCCAAATAAGAGCTTGATTATTTCAAGATTCAGTAAATTTTCTGTGTATAAATGACGATTTATATCCAATCTCTAACAACATAGACTTAGAATTACAAGTATTTCATTTAGCTTAATCAAACTCGAATCCCGAACCTTGAATTTTCAGTACCTAAATATGCGATAATGGCCTTATTCAGCCCTGTCGAATTAcacaaaaagaaagcaaatctacCAACAATCATGGTCAGATGATCGAAATGAGATGCCCCAACAAAGCTGGGGTTTGAGCTTAACTGTTTTAGAAAGGCGAGGCCTGCTACTTTGGCCTCAAACAGCCAGCCATGCCAAGAAGAAGATGGcaatttattcttctttttttttttcttagaatggAACGGGTGAAAAAAGAGGTGGCGTTGAAGAGCTTGTTTGATAGTGTGCttatgattactttttaaataatttttcatgttaaaatatatattaatgatattttttattttttaaaaattatatttgatattagcacaccaaaatgatttgaaatactaaaaacatattaatttgaagttaataaaaaaaataaaaaaaaattaattttttaaaaaaacatttttaaaatacaaaattaaacatgctctaagaaataaaaaagggcCAAAGAAGGAAGCTTCAATTTGGTCATAAAGACAAGTCCAGTACTAAAAATGGTCATCTTCTAACGTTATTACCACACTAGAAAGAAGATTCCaagtttctctctttctctgacTTCTCTGCTTTTGTGAAGTTTGGTGATGCCAGGTTACTCTCTCTGTCTATCtcaagtttaattaatacaaaaagGCTTTCCATTTTGGAATAATGTGCTGTTGAGAACTTTGATTCTAGAAATCTCTCCATGCTTTTGACTCCTTACCAATCTTCGGTTCTGTGTGTTCTTGGACCCTTACGTTCTTGGTTCTTGTTAATTTGACTGTTATTCTCTATTGAACAACATGCATTTGAAGATTCTGCGTAGTCTTGTTGCTTTTGATTTTCCAATAACCAATCATTCACTTGAATTCCAAACCTCATGTGCTGCTTACTAAACATAATTTAGAATCTTGGTGGCTTGTGACCATGCAATTGTGGAGACATTCGTGACCTGCCCAGTTTTTATGCCATTGAAACTCTAAACATGGTGTGCTTGAATTCATTGTCAATGGCCGCCAAGTGGGTGTAGACATTCGGTTACAGTTTTATTATAAGTTGAATGGAGTGTCCTATCATTTATAGGAGTACAATCAGAGTGTAAGAATAATCTGGTAGGCTGTCGGGGATGAAGATGTAAATTTCAAAAGCGTTGAGAGCTGTAGTATAATTGACAGAGTGATGTCCTGAAAGTCTTTATTGATTAGGAGTGAAAGGACAGGGCATGACTAGATTGCACCTCAACCCTCTTTTGTTGGGGAGGATTTAGTCAGACATTTGAGATCCAATGTTCGGATTTAGCTAAGTTTTCTCCTTGTGCAGTGGCTGATGAGATTTGCTTGATTGGAAAGTTGATGATAGTTTGAAATCCCAATATCATGACATTGAATCGCTGTTTTTAAAGTTGAAAAATGTAAAaagttgttagaaaataatataaattatatattaaaattttatttaataatttaaatttttagataaaatgattatttgatatggtATTGAAGTTTTGATAATCAAGTGATCATAAGtttcgaatctcatcatttttatttatttgataaaaattaagcataaaaaattatgagcTTGTACAtgtttcaagtttaaagaacttttacttaaaagataatatcataatataatataaattatatcttgaaatttaatgtaaaatatttaaatttttagataaaataattattcgaCAAAAGCTCAGAAGTGCCGAAATATTCGATCTTAAGAAAAGCAGTTAAAGCTGAAAGATCTCTCGGAGTGAAGGCAAGTGACAAAGGCTTGTTGCATTCTGAATTACAGCCAAACTGGTTGAGATGGTAGAGTCCAAAAAAGTTTAATGGATGTTGTATGTCTCTCTAAACACGCTAAAAATTAAGATCGGAGTCCATTGGGAATGTTTTGAAGTTGATAAGTGTTTTTTCAAggtttatacaaaaaaaaaatcccagttGAAACTCATGTAAAGAGGTTGCTAGGTGATAGACTTGTAACGTCAAGTGGCGAAAAGTGGTTTAAAATGAGGAAACTGGGAAACCAAGCTTTCCATGGAGAGAGCTTGAAAGTAAAGTCTTGTTTTGACGTTTAATTGTGCATGAGGCTGATATGTTTTCAAGATACATAAACAGGACAAGTAATGAAACCTGGTCTCTCTGGAGAACCTCAATTAGCAAGTACCACACAAACATTTTATGTTCTTGCAGGGTATGATTCCAGATATGATTGCTTGAGGTGATGCTCAAAAGATGGAGAAACCATGAAGGCAAGGAGATATTGACGCATGATCAGACATTAGTTGCATTGGTTTTTCCTGAAGAGGACATTCATTCATCAACCTAAATTCCATCTTTCTTGTCATCATTTCTCAGGCTACCACTTTTTTACACATACATAGTTCTGATTCTGCGCCAACTCATGGAATTTCCATTGTCACAGAACAATTTTCAAATCAAGCGATGATATTGAATCAGAGAATCTGGAGAAAAGGGTAAGGGAGTCCATCATAAGGATgatgaagaaaagagaggaagaggCAACGTCTGGACAACTGGATGGCTATGGGAATGATTTCTTTGGACTGCTTTTAAAGGCCTATCATGATCCAGACAATAGCGAGAACATATCAGTGGATGACCTAATTGATGAGTGCAAGACCATTTATGTTGCTGGACAGGAAACAACAACAAGCTTGCTCTCTTGGACTGTTCTTCTTCTAGCCATTTGCCCAGATTGGCAAGACAAGGTACGGAAGGAGGTGCTTGAGCTAATTGGCCAACAGAATCCAAGTCCAGATAGcatgacaaaattgaaaattgtaagaaaatctTGATTTCTGAACAAATTAGGTTGTTAGTGTCGTGCTGTTTTGCCACTTAATCCACTTCTACAACTAAgttctttctccttttcctcTATAGATGAGCATGGTTATCAATGAATCTCTACGGCTATATGCTCCTTTTAATTACTTGGCAAGGAAAGTCGACAAGGAAGTTAGACTGGGGAACTTAATCCTCCCAGCTAACATGGAAATCTACATGTCGACTCTAGCCCATCACTATAATCCTGAAATATGGGGAGAAGATGTTCATCTTTTCAAACCAGAAAGATTTGCAGAGGGAGTGGCTAAAGCTACAAACAAGAGTATTGCtgcattttttccatttggtaTGGGGCCTCGAACTTGTTTGGGCTTCAACTATGCCATTATAGAAGGAAAGATTGCACTCTCCATGATCCTGCAGCGTTACAGGTTCACTCTTTCGCCAACTTATGTCCATCGCCTAGTTCATCTTCTCACAGTGTGTCCAAAGCGTGGTATTCAAGTCATTCTCCAGCCATTATAAGCATGGTTTTTAAGCCATCCTCACACTCTGCACCTTGCTTTATCATGTCTATATCAAGCATGTGGTTTAAACTTTCAGAAATAATAGACGAAATGGCTTGGAACTTTTTgttcctttaatattttaaaaacgaTTCATGTTCAAAGCTACATTAACAAGATAGCGATTGTCCTATCAATTATTGATCCTCACCAACCGTGCAATGAAATAGAAGAAACTTAAAAGATCATCAAGGAGGTTGCGATCAACTACGTGGTTAATATCTGGTCATGAGACAAGCTTTTAATGGAGGATTGTAAGGTTTAGAAGAGGGAATGTGTTTCGACGAATTGCCAAGTGATAACCTGCCAAGCAAACCAAGATCTAATGTCTCGTACCAATATCTTCATGATTACCTGCGCGAGGAGTTCCAAATGAACACATGCTGTGATGGGAGCAGAGTCGCATTTCTACTCGAAACAAAGATATACGTCTGCATATAGCTACAACCACATGCAGAATGTGCAATTACGAAGCATCCATCATCAAAAGAATCCTAAATTGCAAATTCCTTAATTGTTTTGCAACTTAAGCTGCTCACTTGATGGAAGTTCTTAGTTCAGCAATCTTGAAAAATTGTTTCCAGATGCCAGAAACCAAGCTGCCGCCATGTCCAGAATTGGTTGACCACACAAAAGGTCTAAAGTATATTGTCGACAATATTATATGAACTCAATCATACAGGACCACAGATGGAAATCCGTCTGGAGTTTATACACATTTAATTAGGTTCATACACAAGTAAATATAAAACACTGCACTCCAGCTACGTACAAAGCAAAGCAAGACGGGCATTTAATCATCGATTAACATGCTCGCATGATGCTTCCCCATTACACCTACTTTTAAATAACAATTCTATCTCAAACTCATAACAGGCCATGGATTCACCCCAGCTGCTGGCAATAGGGGCCGAACAATGGGGACCCTTCTCACAACGGAAAATGCTTCGTTCAGACGTGTAGCACGACTCATGAACTGTGATACCTTCTGCAGACATAGATCAGAAATGAAAATCAAAGTTGGATACGCATAGCAATCTATTGACATCAATGAAACACTGTTCCAGCAGAAACATCAATTGATTTGCAAGAAAAATAGCACAACTGTGTGAAATAAGGAAGACTGCAATTCTCAAGAGTAAACGATAATGAAAACCCATTTACAGACTTGAAGACCTACACTCTTCAGTTAAACAAAGAATAACAGTAAGGACAtacaaaccaaaaatatttgcAACTTCAAGGTGCATAACTCAAATATTCTGAgcataaacacaaaaataatactCCAAATAAAAACTGGTTATGAAGATACATTTCGAGAGGAAAAATAATGGGATTTAATTGCTGTATCTCTTCAAAAGTCTATAATGTGGTTACCCAAAAAACAGGAGGAAAATTGAGGGATGGTCCTAACCATATGTTCTGCTATGAGACAAACCCAAATAGCTACTCCTTACCTATCATCAATTGtctatgcaaataaaaaatgaacagatggggaaaaaaacaaaaagaggaaagaggaaaaaaaaccttaacaatCAAAGTATACAAAATGATGGGACTTGGGAGGGAAACATACCAAGGGAAAGATTATACATGCtgctaaatgaaataaatgagaaGGTGCAAACCTGGGTGAATAAATGAGCCAAATAATCAAGTATTGAACACTTAAGAATCATGCAATTGTTCTAGATTTTAGATTTGCAAGTGGCATGAGACCAAGAGTTAAAGTTACAGGATCTTCtaccataaaaaatcaattatattcaCCCATAAACCAAAAAGCTTTTGGGGCATCATTTGCCATCTATCTTTACCATTCCCCCATATTCTGTTCCTAACTTTACTTCTACTACAATCCTTATGCATTTCCAGATTCCTTGGTTTGATACCTTTTCATTTGACAAAAACAACTTTTCATATTTCCAAGTCTAACCTAAAATTATTTCCAGGCagaacttgtaaaaaaaaaaatcattaataagaTTTCTGAAAGATTTGAGTAATAATTACattatcaacaaaaattaattaaaagtgaTTGTTATGAACAAAAACGATAAATGAGGTTTTGGTGAACAAGATTCTAAAATTAGTCCTTAAAGAAATACTAAATGAAAATTGACTGGGACTCCAATCAAGATTTATTATGAGAGCCTACCCGTTTTTTCACCTCACTTAGGGATTAATATACTATCGGTCCACCACAAAGTTTTCACATGGTGAAAACCACCTCATGTGCACTATAAATATCCCCTCATTTCCTTGACGACTCATTTCTTTACGAACTTTACCCAAACACAGTATTTCCAAACCATCCACTGCATCACAAATAAAAACTTTACCCCTAACCAACATCGCCTAGCCATTGCAACTCAATCACCTTAATTATTTACTGAATAACAATTCCCCAAGTCATAATTTGCTATACCTCAAACAACTTTTGTTGGTCAtgtaaatagtaattttttagtaaaatatatttttttcagacTTTTCCAAATAAGGGCTAGTTCCCACCAGCAAGTATTATTTTTAGCTCTAATTAACCCAGGATAAGGAGAAAGGAGGAGAGAGCAGGCTGTGATCATGCCATTCCCAAGTCCGCAATGTGAAGCATGCAAGGAATGTGAGGACTATTTTCCTTTATTGAATAAATAACATAGTGGCAGTTCTCTGTTAATTCATTTTCTAGTCTGTTTGGTGCCTGATTTTAATGAATTCATTCTCACCTTACAGAGAAAGAAGAGTAAAAAACCCAATCATGACAAGGATATGCcaacatgacaaaaaaaaagtgaaaataatatCACTCTCAAATACAAAGTTAAATCATTGCTGCACAACAGACGCTGCCTTTTTTCAATACGAAATTTAGAATACGAAAACCAGACAGCCTGTACTCATTCAGTTTAAACACACcattaaaaacaattagcaCTGGAGTTTTTCCAAATTAACCATACTATCAGCAATTGATATAGCCAAATTAAATAACCACAATAACTAACCTTGTCATCCACTGTAACCTTGAGCTGCAAGCTCTTTGTCTTGCGCTTCATCTTATACAATCTCCGTCCCAAGATAACAAATCCCATCACAGCGGCAGCCATAGAGACAGACCAAACAGGATTCAACCTGAAAACACAATACCTCAACACCTCAAAAGGAACCTTCCACCACACCACCACCTTCCTCTTCTCCCCCTCATCACCAGGCTTTGTATCTCTGGCCGCAACAACACCCAAACTCACCTCTTTGGACACATTTCCACCTTCAGATTCACCCAGAATCCCAGACCCAGCTTGATCCTTCCCAAGACCACCAAAAACCAAATTATCACCGTCAGAATTAGACCAGAACTTAATCAATTCCTTATCCTTACTTTGTTCCCCGAATCCTTCCAAACCCACTTGATCTTTCAAGTTCTCTACAAGACCCACTTCGCTTTTCCCTTGAAAGTTGCTAGCTTTACGCTCGAGTGACTCAAGCTTCCCTTCTTTAGCCTCAATTTCTCCAATCCCTTGAAATCCCACGCCAGTCCTTTCATTTTCCACAAAACCCAATTCATTTTTCACATCAAAGTCACTTGATTTGCGATCATCAGATCGATCACTACCCGAATCAGGCCATGACTCACCAGAATTCCTCCTCTGGAACCGAGTTTCTGAGCCGGGATCGATCCAACTCGGATTATCCGACTCAACGGAACCTTCTTCACTAGCATCAAGAGCAGCTTTAACATGTCTACTATCATTTTCAAGAGAAAAGTAATCTGACCTGAACATACCTTCTGTATCAGCCTCAATCTCATGAAAACTCCTCGAAGAATTGGCCACCGAGTTGGGTGATTCAGCCAGGACCGAGTCCGAGTCGGAGTTGGCTAGTAGTTCCCAGTCTTGAAAGTCAGTAACAGCATCCCCTTCCATGGCGGTGATTGATTTCAGATGAGATCTTTTGAAGTCTTGTCTTGGAACCCTAACCCTGTTGAAGAGACACAATTATAGAGGAGAGGAGAATGTTTGTTAACTTGGGTAGAGCATGAGGGAAATCCTAGAGAAGAAGGAAGGTTTTGGTTTGGAGAGGTAACCCAACGCTAGCTATCTATAAAGCAGGTTAGATTGTTCCATCCTCCTTAACTCATACTTAAGAAGGTCATGTGCCTTTCTTTTCAGTCACCGGTTTTTTATCACCACCACGACATAAATACTATATTgggatatataattttattttattttgtcttataATATAAGCTTGGTTTAAATCATGGATTAAGATggagaaaattttattaaatcttattgaatatgttataatatatataaaaaaattgtggtCCTCGTAAAATAAACagtgatattttattagttatttttaataatttattttttaaaaaaaaataaaaaatacatgttctagaaaaatcttaaatagggtttttttaggaatactataattttgttaattataatatgaggtttctttttaatatatttttttttgattaataaataagttGGATCATTTATATTGAGGATATTCTTACCTTAAAAAAGGTCCATTTATGCAACAATGGATAcattatgtattttatattcatttttagtAAGATTAGGATATCCATGTAGTTAATAAATACTATATTgggatatataatatttttcttgttttttttttctaataatataagcttgcttaatataaaaaaaaattatgataattgtgaaataattagtgaaattttattatttatttttataatatattttattaaaataaaaaacaagtacgagaaaaatcttaaatagggattttgttatcattttttatatatgaatatcataaattttttaattataatatgatttattttttaaaattatttgaaaaaaaatatgtttttgattaataaataagttGGATCATTTATATTGAGGATATTCTTACCTTAAAAAGGTTCATTTATGCAACAATGGATacattatgtattttattttcatttttagtaaGATTTAGGATATCCATGTAGTTAATAAACTCAACAATATCcgaaattcaattttaatacatttagcAAGTAAAACATTAAGTaattaataaatgtaaaaaaaaaattgttatattattgtataatatatttgtttacaTTTGAAATTTGTATAGGATTCTGTGTTTCTTataacaattttcttttataatattcttgGTATAAATAATACCATACCCAATGAATGCATTATGTAtggttttttcttaatataaaaagtatttttaaattgttttctaaatcaatcaaaatatttttaaaacaaataaatattttaatagcaCTTCTCTTAAAGTAAAAGTCGGTAATTGAATTTGGtcctgttttatttttgttttttataagtatttttgaaaaaaattaaaaagttttatttttttattttaaattaatattttttttagtgtttttatattattttagtgttttgattttaaaattaatttttaaaaataaaaaaatattttaaaaaataattataattacattcttAGACAAACAGTTAGGTCGTCTCCCAGCCACAGTCTCGACCGCTGAAATCCTCCCAACTACGAAGAGAAATTATTGAATCATGACTTTGATTAATATTGTGTTCGGTCCAACTAATTAATATTGTGTGCCGTAGCCAACGGGTACAAATACGGATCTTCTCTTTTTGACTTCTCCCCAAAATTACCTTTTTGAACTTTctggaaaacaagaaaaatgttttctaCAAAGTAGCAAATATCAGAATGGTAATGTGATGtaagcatattaaaaaattaagataatctaAAAAAGTAGATTTAATTTCGAACGATGGagaaaaatggttaaaaaaacgTTATTATAGATTatgaaacttttttaaataaaaatgtttaatcCGGTTTTTCactgaatataatttataaattaacttttttttattggaagttatttataaaaatattatgtcaatttatttaaatgttttgtaacttaaaattaattaaggatatCTAAATCCTATTTAGATTTCTCATAGGATGTCACATTAAGAGTAAACaaaatttgtattataattattgatttaacaTATACttttttgtatgtttgtttttttaagtgatttgtgtttttttcataactcaagatcaattaaaaaatcataagtttTAATTAGGTTGTTCTTTGGATATCACACTACCAGTAAACAAATTCATGTACataaatattaatgttgatgtttttttttcatattcatgttgtttgttgatttgtattttttcctTGTATCTCAAGATTAACCTAGGAATTTTAAAtgctaattagtttttttctaaaatgtcatattaaagataaattgtgaatcttgttttatattcttttctattttgattcaTTGAGTAAATGGGTTTGATTCGACACGATTTCACATAGATCATTATAATAAGTGGTAACTTTCAAGCCCATTtagaaaatacataaataaaatcaactaaaacCCAATTAATCATTACAATCTTCTCGGGTTCAAAGCCCATGTTTGGAAAGtaatgatttagctttattgttACCATGCACAAGTCCCAAATCATTGTTCTAAATCTTAAtaatctcattcttttaataactAAGGCACACATAACAATTTAGGTGAAATCTTAGTATGCATGTATAATATGTgctttttatcattaaaaacaaacatgaatgAAGTTACCTTAGGCATgatgtttttgggttattttaatctttcttgTAGCGTAATCACCCCCTTACCTAAAACCTCTTAACCACACCAGCTAAGAGTTTCTTAGTTACCATAAAACAaggtaataatttctttttttctattttttatcatatcattGTTCTAAGTCTTAATAATCTCATATTTTCAATAACTAAGGCACATGTAACAATTTAGGTAAAATCTTAGTATACATGTATAATATgtgcttttttatattaaaaacaaacatgaataaACTTACCTTAGACATGATTTTAgggtgattttaatttttcttgtagtATAATCAGTTCGTTCCTAGAACCTTTTGAACACTAGCTAGAGCTCTTAGTtaccataaaaataaaggtaacgatttcttttttttatttttatcagatcATTGTCATAATCTTATCTTAATAATCTTATACTTTCAATAATCAAGGCACACATAACAATTTAGTTGAAATCTTAATATGCATGTATAATATGTgctttttatcattaaaaacaaacacgaATAAACTTACCTTAGACATGATATTTTAGggtgattttacttttttttgtagTATAATCAACCTCGTTCCTAAAACCTCTAAACACCAGCTATAGTTCTTAGTTATCATAAAACAAggtaacaatttcttttttctatttttatcctttttgcttatatttttcattgagaTGTTCCTAAATTGATTAATATGTgttgttgtttgatttttaaaattttttgtacaatttttttaatgtgcttgTATTTTatgcattaatatttttgattatttaatgtatttttatatgtttgaatTGGATAAATATTGTGCCCATACATAACACTTTCTTTTTACACGcacattatttttaagttagCATGGGGAACTAGCGGTGTTCTAATGAGCATTGACGTAGAAAATACTTGTGAAACCACCAAACTCTCATGGATAGTTTACTTGGTCATGATTAGCAAACTAACAGGGCTTTGTCCTTAGCAATACTCTTTGCACTTTGTAAGTCTTGGTCCAACCTATTAGGTATGTTAACCAATCAAACGAGTGgctttttttataacaatttagGTAGTCAACTTATCCATACATAATGGCTAGAATCTTCTCTTAGGGTGTTGCTCAATGTTCTCACAAAAGGCTACTccatttatttttgtgaatATTCGTGTttatacacattttttttttatgtttttaaagggGGAAAAAATACGAGACAAACACAAGTAACATTTTGAAAGCTTAATCTTCTTAAagtcatggaaaatgaagaaataattCTTCCTAAGTAAAACTACCAAAAAAGATATAG is part of the Populus alba chromosome 10, ASM523922v2, whole genome shotgun sequence genome and encodes:
- the LOC118061584 gene encoding uncharacterized protein gives rise to the protein MEGDAVTDFQDWELLANSDSDSVLAESPNSVANSSRSFHEIEADTEGMFRSDYFSLENDSRHVKAALDASEEGSVESDNPSWIDPGSETRFQRRNSGESWPDSGSDRSDDRKSSDFDVKNELGFVENERTGVGFQGIGEIEAKEGKLESLERKASNFQGKSEVGLVENLKDQVGLEGFGEQSKDKELIKFWSNSDGDNLVFGGLGKDQAGSGILGESEGGNVSKEVSLGVVAARDTKPGDEGEKRKVVVWWKVPFEVLRYCVFRLNPVWSVSMAAAVMGFVILGRRLYKMKRKTKSLQLKVTVDDKKVSQFMSRATRLNEAFSVVRRVPIVRPLLPAAGVNPWPVMSLR
- the LOC118061585 gene encoding cytochrome P450 CYP749A22; amino-acid sequence: MMKKREEEATSGQLDGYGNDFFGLLLKAYHDPDNSENISVDDLIDECKTIYVAGQETTTSLLSWTVLLLAICPDWQDKVRKEVLELIGQQNPSPDSMTKLKIMSMVINESLRLYAPFNYLARKVDKEVRLGNLILPANMEIYMSTLAHHYNPEIWGEDVHLFKPERFAEGVAKATNKSIAAFFPFGMGPRTCLGFNYAIIEGKIALSMILQRYRFTLSPTYVHRLVHLLTVCPKRGIQVILQPL